The Solanum lycopersicum chromosome 9, SLM_r2.1 genome window below encodes:
- the LOC101254514 gene encoding uncharacterized protein, whose translation MCILCSIQKWSRGVATMLPWLVIPLIGLWALSQLFPPAFRFEITSPRLACVIVLVVTLGWYEVLMPKLSAWRARRNASLRERKRFEAIEMQKLRKTATRRCRNCLTPYRDQNPGGGKFMCSYCGHISKRPILDLPVPPGLGLSNSGILRDLVGKGGKMLNGKAWSDNRWMCGQDWLENGNWVGGSFVSKSDSWSKTGGGFLGVDHCIAEKSYSRVFAFACKALTAFFLSIRWLCSKVFRLSSSRSDASMDAERRAMMDKRGENGGNCQESRGEKARRKAEEKRLARLEKELAEEEERKQREEVARLVEERRKLRDEKMEAEKERGKGSPSAKLRDGKREAEKKRQEKKKERDRGSSKSNSDVEELDKRQGKESVRNRQSDGDRRHQHKNGPESIKTHNSEVIHGFKGGSSSSLNHGNVGTRYLDRMRGTFLSSSRAFTGGGFFGKSNATNIPREQKSNTPIDPVHNASRRELSQSDRIPGKLNPSGDDRSINRPVLIESQPFTAPKKSWQQLFTRSSTVSPPSSNVISRPSVKPQTEILSPSCQTPAVQSFDNPISFGLPSPFTLTSFPCGPASCTTTIPSSPRAIHPRIGDGTGQLLAEELENFEDPCYVPDPVSLLGPVCESLDDFQLDLGFVSDTGLDSPCVVKNLNASSEVTRPSPIESPISRMRVPEERHAGSFLFPNTPNAQDMHTVPMNVSNSVNDVGTWQMWNSSPLGQAGLSLISSSTNWRFSSDLNTSTVAPTPPRTMASLFKNDEQLHSICHPPQTVYTGSCQNGGTQSTVLPGSAESRYPKAPFGTYAGGESQFSLKSEDAAQSEMTYGSPNATAANHPFASSPPNWAKKDWISQRPDEAFGNSPMASASVGGLYSTPNVQSFWSFE comes from the exons ATGTGTATACTGTGTTCGATCCAGAAGTGGTCGCGGGGAGTTGCAACCATGTTACCCTGGTTAGTGATTCCCTTGATTGGGTTATGGGCTTTATCACAGTTATTTCCACCAGCATTTCGCTTTGAAATCACATCACCAAGGCTTGCGTGTGTGATTGTGCTTGTGGTTACTCTTGGCTGGTATGAGGTTTTGATGCCTAAGTTGTCAGCTTGGCGAGCGAGAAGAAATGCTTCACTTAGGGAAAGGAAGAGATTTGAGGCTATTGAAATGcagaaattaaggaaaacagCAACACGAAGGTGTAGAAATTGTTTGACTCCATATAGAGATCAGAATCCTGGTGGTGGCAAGTTCATGTGTTCATATTGTGGGCATATTTCTAAGAGACCCATTTTAGACTTGCCTGTGCCACCAGGGTTGGGGCTTTCAAATTCAGGGATTTTGAGAGATTTGGTTGGGAAAGGTGGGAAGATGTTAAATGGAAAGGCTTGGTCTGATAACAGGTGGATGTGTGGGCAGGATTGGTTAGAGAATGGGAATTGGGTTGGTGGCTCATTTGTTAGCAAGTCAGATTCTTGGAGCAAGACTGGCGGTGGATTCCTTGGGGTGGATCACTGTATAGCAGAGAAGTCATATTCTCGTGTTTTTGCTTTTGCCTGCAAGGCACTGACTGCTTTTTTCTTAAGCATCAGGTGGCTATGTAGTAAGGTTTTTAGGTTAAGTTCCTCTAGAAGTGATGCATCAATGGACGCAGAACGAAGAGCAATGATGGATAAAAGAGGTGAGAATGGAGGAAATTGTCAGGAGAGTAGAGGTGAGAAAGCTAGGAGAAAAGCTGAGGAAAAGAGGCTGGCTAGGTTGGAGAAAGAGTTAGCCGAGGAGGAGGAGCGAAAGCAAAGAGAGGAGGTTGCTCGACTGGTGGAAGAACGCAGGAAATTGCGCGATGAAAAGATGGAGGCGGAGAAAGAGCGGGGGAAGGGGTCTCCTTCTGCTAAATTACGGGATGGTAAAAGGGAAGCAGAAAAGAAGCGGcaggagaagaagaaagaaagggaCAGAGGATCTAGCAAAAGTAACTCTGATGTGGAAGAGCTGGATAAAAGGCAAGGCAAGGAGAGTGTGCGAAATAGACAGAGTGATGGTGATAGAAGGCATCAACACAAAAACGGGCCTGAAAGTATTAAGACACATAATTCAGAAGTTATACATGGTTTTAAAGGCGGTTCTTCTAGCAGCCTTAACCATGGAAATGTAGGTACTAGGTACTTGGATCGTATGAGGGGTACTTTCTTATCATCTTCTAGAGCATTTACTGGAGGTGGTTTCTTTGGCAAGAGTAATGCTACTAATATCCCAAGAGAGCAGAAATCTAATACTCCTATAGATCCTGTTCATAATGCCTCCAGGAGGGAACTATCGCAGTCAGATCGCATACCTGGAAAGCTGAATCCAAGTGGAGACGACAGGAGTATCAATCGGCCT GTGCTTATTGAATCTCAACCATTTACAGCTCCTAAAAAGTCTTGGCAACAACTATTCACTCGATCATCTACTGTTTCTCCCCCCTCTTCAAATGTAATCAGCAGACCAAGTGTTAAGCCTCAAACAGAAATTCTGAGTCCTTCCTGTCAGACCCCAGCTGTACAATCTTTTGACAACCCCATTAGCTTTGGTCTCCCATCGCCTTTCACTTTAACTTCTTTTCCTTGTGGGCCTGCCAGTTGTACTACAACTATTCCGTCATCCCCAAGAGCAATACATCCTCGAATTGGAGATGGGACAGGTCAGTTATTGGCAGAAGAGTTGGAGAACTTTGAAGATCCTTGTTATGTTCCAGACCCTGTGTCATTGCTTGGACCAGTTTGTGAGTCCCTTGATGACTTCCAACTGGACCTTGGCTTTGTGTCAGATACAGGATTGGATAGCCCATGTGTGGTAAAAAATCTGAATGCATCTTCTGAAGTGACCAGGCCTTCACCAATTGAGTCTCCAATATCACGAATGCGTGTTCCAGAGGAAAGACATGCTGGGTCTTTTCTTTTCCCCAACACTCCTAATGCTCAGGACATGCACACTGTGCCAATGAATGTTTCAAATAGTGTAAATGATGTAGGAACGTGGCAAATGTGGAACAGCTCTCCGCTTGGTCAAGCTGGTCTTAGTTTGATAAGTTCTTCAACCAACTGGCGTTTTAGTTCAGATCTCAATACATCAACTGTGGCTCCTACACCTCCAAGGACAATGGCTTCACTGTTTAAGAATGATGAACAACTCCACTCCATCTGTCATCCTCCCCAAACAGTTTATACGGGAAGTTGCCAGAATGGTGGGACACAGAGTACTGTTTTGCCTGGTAGTGCTGAAAGTAGGTATCCAAAAGCTCCTTTTGGTACATATGCAGGAGGTGAAAGTCAATTTTCTCTCAAGTCTGAAGATGCTGCTCAAAGTGAAATGACGTACGGGAGTCCTAATGCTACTGCTGCTAATCATCCATTTGCGTCGTCTCCACCTAATTGGGCCAA gaaGGACTGGATTTCACAGCGTCCGGATGAAGCTTTTGGCAACTCACCAATGGCTAGTGCCTCAGTTGGTGGTTTATATTCCACGCCAAATGTACAGTCTTTTTGGtcttttgaataa